One genomic segment of Hippoglossus hippoglossus isolate fHipHip1 chromosome 22, fHipHip1.pri, whole genome shotgun sequence includes these proteins:
- the tgfb3 gene encoding transforming growth factor beta-3 proprotein isoform X1 encodes MNLGEALLFFLLSNCVTMTLSLSTCTTVDIDHIKKKRVEAVRGQILSKLRLTSPPQTTGPSQVPFQVLALYNSTKELIEELGRDRHQSCGQDNTETEYYAKEIYKFNMINGLPENKIRNRSRVRSRLLQGKSVCKWRSWMCASLTVRDDLSYCTKVTTSKVFRFNVSTMEKNSTNLFRAEFRALRIPNSVAKKNEQRIELYQILKKDDPKAKQRYIGGKNVLTKGTAEWVSFDVTETVREWLMYRQTNHGLEISVHCPCHTFRPNGDIIENANEVLEVKFKGMEVDNDDPTRTRKQKEPFYPHLILMMLPPHRLDAQSSSRRRKRALDTNYCFNNYEENCCVRQLYINFRQDLGWRWIHQPEGYYANFCSGPCPYLRSADTTHSSLLSLYNTLNPEASASPCCVPQDLEPLTILYYVGRSPKVEQLSNMVVKSCKCS; translated from the exons ATGAATCTGGGCGAAGCgcttctgtttttcctcctctccaacTGTGTGACAATGACTCTGTCGCTGTCCACTTGCACCACCGTGGACATTGACCACATCAAGAAGAAGAGAGTGGAGGCGGTGCGCGGACAGATCCTCAGTAAGCTCCGGCTGACCAGTCCGCCCCAAACCACAGGTCCGAGCCAGGTACCGTTTCAGGTCCTGGCCCTTTATAACAGCACCAAGGAGCTCATTGAGGAGCTGGGCAGAGACAGGCACCAGAGTTGTGGACAGGATAATACGGAGACCGAGTACTATGCCAAAGAGATTTACAAGTTCAACATGATCAATGGGCTACCAGAAAACA AAATCAGAAACAGAAGCCGAGTGCGCAGCAGGCTTCTCCAGGGAAAGTCAGTTTGTAAGTGGAGGAGTTGGATGTGTGCCTCGCTCACGGTCAGAG ATGACCTCTCCTACTGCACCAAGGTTACCACCTCCAAGGTATTCCGCTTCAATGTCTCGACCATGGAGAAGAACTCCACCAACTTGTTTCGGGCTGAATTTCGAGCCCTGCGGATCCCCAACTCCGTCGCCAAGAAAAACGAGCAGAGGATTGAGCTCTACCAG ATCCTCAAGAAAGATGACCCCAAAGCCAAACAGCGCTACATTGGGGGCAAGAACGTCCTGACCAAGGGGACGGCTGAATGGGTGTCGTTTGATGTTACCGAGACAGTGAGGGAGTGGCTAATGTATCGAC AGACCAATCATGGCCTGGAGATCAGTGTGCATTGTCCCTGCCATACTTTCAGGCCCAACGGTGACATTATCGAGAATGCCAACGAGGTGCTGGAGGTCAAGTTCAAAG GTATGGAGGTCGACAATGACGACCCGACCCGTACgagaaaacaaaaggagccGTTCtaccctcacctcatcctcatGATGCTCCCGCCCCACAGGCTGGACGCCCAGTCCTCATCCCGCAGGCGCAAGCGGGCACTTGACACCAATTACTGCTTCAA CAATTATGAGGAGAACTGCTGCGTGCGACAGCTTTATATTAATTTCCGGCAGGATTTAGGCTGGAGGTGGATCCATCAGCCCGAAGGGTACTATGCCAACTTCTGCTCTGGTCCCTGTCCTTACCTACGCAGTGCGGACACCACCCACAGCTCG CTGCTGAGCCTCTACAACACCTTGAACCCCGAAGCGTCCGCCTCACCCTGCTGTGTTCCTCAGGACTTGGAGCCCCTCACCATCCTCTACTATGTGGGACGCTCCCCTAAAGTCGAGCAGCTCTCCAACATGGTCGTCAAGTCCTGCAAGTGCAGCTAA
- the tgfb3 gene encoding transforming growth factor beta-3 proprotein isoform X2, producing the protein MNLGEALLFFLLSNCVTMTLSLSTCTTVDIDHIKKKRVEAVRGQILSKLRLTSPPQTTGPSQVPFQVLALYNSTKELIEELGRDRHQSCGQDNTETEYYAKEIYKFNMINGLPENNDLSYCTKVTTSKVFRFNVSTMEKNSTNLFRAEFRALRIPNSVAKKNEQRIELYQILKKDDPKAKQRYIGGKNVLTKGTAEWVSFDVTETVREWLMYRQTNHGLEISVHCPCHTFRPNGDIIENANEVLEVKFKGMEVDNDDPTRTRKQKEPFYPHLILMMLPPHRLDAQSSSRRRKRALDTNYCFNNYEENCCVRQLYINFRQDLGWRWIHQPEGYYANFCSGPCPYLRSADTTHSSLLSLYNTLNPEASASPCCVPQDLEPLTILYYVGRSPKVEQLSNMVVKSCKCS; encoded by the exons ATGAATCTGGGCGAAGCgcttctgtttttcctcctctccaacTGTGTGACAATGACTCTGTCGCTGTCCACTTGCACCACCGTGGACATTGACCACATCAAGAAGAAGAGAGTGGAGGCGGTGCGCGGACAGATCCTCAGTAAGCTCCGGCTGACCAGTCCGCCCCAAACCACAGGTCCGAGCCAGGTACCGTTTCAGGTCCTGGCCCTTTATAACAGCACCAAGGAGCTCATTGAGGAGCTGGGCAGAGACAGGCACCAGAGTTGTGGACAGGATAATACGGAGACCGAGTACTATGCCAAAGAGATTTACAAGTTCAACATGATCAATGGGCTACCAGAAAACA ATGACCTCTCCTACTGCACCAAGGTTACCACCTCCAAGGTATTCCGCTTCAATGTCTCGACCATGGAGAAGAACTCCACCAACTTGTTTCGGGCTGAATTTCGAGCCCTGCGGATCCCCAACTCCGTCGCCAAGAAAAACGAGCAGAGGATTGAGCTCTACCAG ATCCTCAAGAAAGATGACCCCAAAGCCAAACAGCGCTACATTGGGGGCAAGAACGTCCTGACCAAGGGGACGGCTGAATGGGTGTCGTTTGATGTTACCGAGACAGTGAGGGAGTGGCTAATGTATCGAC AGACCAATCATGGCCTGGAGATCAGTGTGCATTGTCCCTGCCATACTTTCAGGCCCAACGGTGACATTATCGAGAATGCCAACGAGGTGCTGGAGGTCAAGTTCAAAG GTATGGAGGTCGACAATGACGACCCGACCCGTACgagaaaacaaaaggagccGTTCtaccctcacctcatcctcatGATGCTCCCGCCCCACAGGCTGGACGCCCAGTCCTCATCCCGCAGGCGCAAGCGGGCACTTGACACCAATTACTGCTTCAA CAATTATGAGGAGAACTGCTGCGTGCGACAGCTTTATATTAATTTCCGGCAGGATTTAGGCTGGAGGTGGATCCATCAGCCCGAAGGGTACTATGCCAACTTCTGCTCTGGTCCCTGTCCTTACCTACGCAGTGCGGACACCACCCACAGCTCG CTGCTGAGCCTCTACAACACCTTGAACCCCGAAGCGTCCGCCTCACCCTGCTGTGTTCCTCAGGACTTGGAGCCCCTCACCATCCTCTACTATGTGGGACGCTCCCCTAAAGTCGAGCAGCTCTCCAACATGGTCGTCAAGTCCTGCAAGTGCAGCTAA